Proteins found in one Xenopus laevis strain J_2021 chromosome 1L, Xenopus_laevis_v10.1, whole genome shotgun sequence genomic segment:
- the LOC108711752 gene encoding uncharacterized protein LOC108711752 isoform X11, with translation MMRGIIRIREGGLKSYFYFHFTVGNYRAVVWRHMPPSPHSPWSPTRDTAAQSLRQILILKIFMNYRRTLILKIILNYGRTLILKIILNYGQTLYLKILLNTGGLNSEDNFELRADLISEDTFELQLLANRSYHNYGSGLSTSRH, from the exons ATGATGCGGGGAATAATACGAATACGAGAAGGTGGTCTAaagagttatttttattttcat TTCACAGTTGGAAATTACAGGGCAGTAGTGTGGCGACACATGCCTCCCTCCCCTCACTCACCATGGAGTCCCACCAGGGACACTGCAGCACAATCTTTGAG gcaGATCTTAATTCTGAAGATATTCATGAATTACAG gCGGACCTTAATTCTGAAGATAATTTTGAATTACGG gcGGACCTTAATTCTGAAGATCATTTTGAATTATGG gcaGACTTTATATCTGAAGATACTTTTGAATACAG gCGGCCTTAATTCTGAAGATAATTTTGAATTACGG gcaGACCTTATATCTGAAGATACTTTTGAATTACAG ctACTGGCAAACAG